In one window of Comamonas testosteroni DNA:
- the edd gene encoding phosphogluconate dehydratase — translation MALHPVLDQVTRRIQERSRASRSDYLAQVDAMASRPPQVRTMGCANVAHAFAALPGTDKIRIVEEKGPNVGIVTAYNDVLSAHAPFAHYPDILKDEARRNGATAQVAGGVPAMCDGVTQGMPGMELSLFSRDTIAMSTAVALTHDTFDAALMLGVCDKIVPGLLIGALHFGHLPMVFVPAGPMTSGLSNSDKAKVREQAAQGLVGRQELLAAENAAYHDQGTCTFYGTANSNQMLLEAMGLHVPGTAFINPADTERELLTREAMRTVLSITRSRRFAPIGHVVDERCIVNAMVALLATGGSTNHLIHWVAVARAAGIVIDWDDFEKLSAVVPLLARVYPNGSADVNQFQAAGGPGYVIAQLLQAGLMHGDVLTVRPEGLAAFGRIPHVEKHQLHWRDAGMSGDEAVLRPASRPFSPTGGLKLLKGNLGRSVIKISAVPEDRHALRAPAWVFDSQDELQAAFQSGALEQACQTNGFNGVVCVVRWQGPQANGMPELHKLTPPLAVLQGKGYAVALVTDGRMSGASGKVPAAIHVSPEALAGGPLAKVQSGDIMVLDAPAGLLQVELTDAEWEARPLATIPAELQHANHRGLGRELFAGFRRNALSAEEGACTWLLK, via the coding sequence ATGGCACTTCACCCCGTTCTGGACCAGGTGACGCGGCGCATCCAGGAGCGCAGCCGCGCCAGCCGCTCCGACTATCTGGCACAGGTCGATGCCATGGCCTCGCGCCCTCCCCAGGTACGCACCATGGGCTGCGCCAATGTGGCCCATGCCTTTGCGGCGCTGCCCGGCACGGACAAGATTCGCATCGTTGAGGAAAAAGGCCCCAATGTCGGCATCGTCACGGCCTATAACGATGTGCTCTCCGCCCATGCGCCGTTTGCGCATTACCCCGATATTCTGAAAGATGAAGCCAGACGCAACGGCGCAACGGCCCAGGTGGCCGGCGGTGTGCCCGCCATGTGCGACGGCGTGACCCAGGGCATGCCGGGCATGGAGCTGAGCCTGTTCAGCCGCGACACGATTGCGATGTCCACCGCCGTGGCTCTCACGCATGACACATTCGATGCGGCCCTGATGCTGGGCGTGTGCGACAAGATCGTTCCCGGCCTGCTCATCGGCGCTCTGCATTTCGGCCACCTGCCCATGGTGTTCGTGCCTGCCGGCCCCATGACTTCGGGCCTGTCCAACAGCGACAAGGCCAAGGTGCGCGAGCAGGCGGCGCAGGGCCTGGTCGGCCGGCAGGAGCTGCTGGCGGCAGAAAATGCGGCCTATCACGACCAGGGCACCTGCACCTTCTACGGCACGGCCAACAGCAATCAGATGCTGCTCGAAGCCATGGGGCTGCATGTTCCCGGCACAGCCTTCATCAACCCCGCCGACACCGAGCGCGAACTGCTCACGCGCGAAGCCATGCGCACCGTGCTGTCCATCACCCGGAGCCGCCGCTTTGCCCCCATAGGGCATGTCGTAGACGAGCGCTGCATCGTCAACGCCATGGTGGCCCTGCTGGCCACCGGCGGCTCCACCAACCACCTGATCCACTGGGTCGCCGTGGCCCGAGCTGCCGGCATCGTCATCGATTGGGATGATTTCGAGAAGCTGTCCGCGGTGGTTCCTCTGCTGGCCCGCGTCTACCCCAATGGCAGCGCCGATGTGAATCAGTTCCAGGCCGCAGGCGGCCCCGGCTATGTGATCGCCCAGCTGCTGCAGGCCGGACTCATGCATGGCGACGTGCTCACGGTGAGGCCCGAGGGGCTGGCTGCCTTCGGGCGCATTCCCCATGTCGAAAAGCATCAGCTGCACTGGCGGGATGCGGGCATGTCCGGCGACGAAGCCGTGCTGCGCCCTGCCAGCCGTCCATTCAGCCCTACGGGTGGGTTGAAACTGCTCAAAGGCAATCTGGGCCGCAGTGTCATCAAGATCAGCGCCGTACCGGAAGATCGCCACGCGCTGCGGGCACCTGCATGGGTCTTTGATTCCCAGGATGAGCTGCAGGCGGCCTTCCAATCCGGTGCGCTGGAGCAAGCCTGCCAGACCAATGGCTTCAATGGCGTCGTCTGCGTGGTGCGCTGGCAGGGTCCGCAGGCCAACGGCATGCCCGAGCTGCACAAGCTCACCCCTCCGCTGGCCGTTCTGCAGGGCAAGGGCTATGCCGTGGCCCTGGTCACCGACGGCCGCATGAGCGGCGCATCGGGCAAGGTTCCGGCAGCCATCCATGTCAGTCCCGAAGCACTGGCCGGCGGTCCGCTGGCCAAGGTGCAAAGCGGCGACATCATGGTGCTCGACGCCCCCGCCGGTCTGTTGCAGGTCGAGCTGACCGATGCCGAATGGGAGGCCAGACCGCTGGCCACCATACCCGCCGAGCTGCAGCACGCCAATCACCGCGGCCTGGGCCGTGAACTGTTTGCCGGATTCCGGCGCAATGCGCTGAGCGCAGAAGAAGGAGCTTGCACATGGCTGCTCAAATGA
- a CDS encoding TRAP transporter substrate-binding protein — protein MRIKFAVAGLTAMLLAAGAVQAQDFKPRLVRFGYGLVEDSNQGRAVRMFAKEVEKASGGKMKVRAIGNASLGSDTQMQQALIGGAQEMMVGSTATLVGLSPEMAIWDTPFLFANTKEADAVLDGPVGEKVKASLEPKGMVGLVYWENGFRNLTNNKRPITKLEDLQDVKLRVMQNNVFLDSFKTLGANAVPLPFSELFTALETKAVDGQENPFNTVLSSKFYEVQKYLTVSNHVYSPWIVTVSKKWWDTLSPAEKKVLQDAAIKSREFERKDTREEAAKALAEIKTKGMQVNELPAAEANRMRDKLGAVNAGIAKSVGQGTWDSVQTAVKQARAK, from the coding sequence ATGCGTATCAAATTTGCAGTCGCAGGACTCACGGCAATGCTGCTGGCCGCAGGCGCCGTTCAGGCGCAGGACTTCAAACCCCGCCTGGTGCGGTTCGGCTATGGCCTGGTGGAAGACTCCAACCAGGGTCGTGCGGTGCGTATGTTCGCCAAGGAAGTGGAAAAGGCCAGCGGCGGCAAGATGAAGGTCCGCGCCATCGGCAACGCCTCACTGGGCTCGGACACCCAGATGCAGCAGGCCCTGATCGGCGGTGCCCAGGAAATGATGGTCGGCTCCACCGCCACGCTGGTGGGCCTGTCGCCCGAAATGGCGATCTGGGACACCCCTTTTCTGTTTGCCAACACCAAGGAGGCCGATGCCGTGCTGGATGGCCCCGTGGGAGAGAAGGTCAAGGCCAGCCTGGAGCCCAAAGGCATGGTGGGTCTGGTCTATTGGGAAAACGGCTTTCGCAATCTGACCAACAACAAGCGCCCCATCACCAAGCTGGAAGATCTGCAGGACGTGAAGCTGCGCGTGATGCAGAACAATGTCTTCCTGGACAGCTTCAAGACCCTGGGCGCCAATGCCGTTCCCCTGCCCTTCTCCGAGCTGTTCACGGCGCTGGAGACCAAGGCCGTGGACGGTCAGGAAAACCCCTTCAACACGGTCCTCTCCAGCAAGTTCTATGAAGTGCAGAAGTACCTGACCGTCTCCAACCATGTCTACAGCCCCTGGATCGTGACGGTCAGCAAGAAGTGGTGGGACACGCTGAGCCCTGCCGAGAAGAAGGTGCTGCAGGACGCTGCAATCAAGAGCCGTGAATTCGAGCGCAAGGACACGCGCGAAGAAGCCGCCAAGGCTCTGGCCGAGATCAAGACCAAAGGCATGCAGGTCAACGAACTGCCGGCCGCAGAAGCAAATCGCATGCGCGACAAGCTCGGCGCCGTCAATGCCGGCATTGCCAAATCCGTGGGTCAAGGCACCTGGGACTCTGTGCAGACCGCCGTCAAGCAAGCCCGCGCCAAATAA
- a CDS encoding TRAP transporter large permease, producing the protein MIVTLIFLSVLIGGMVIGMPIAHALILTGVALMWHLDFFDTQLLAQNLQAGFDNFPLLAVPFFILAGELMNAGGLSRRIIDLARAFVGHIPGGLGYVAIGAAVLLASMSGSAIADTAALATILLPMMRDQKYPDSYSAGLLASGGIIAPIIPPSMPFVIYGVTTNTSISKLFLSGVVPGLFMGSFLIAAWWFIARKYQLASGERVSWGLRVKALAKSFWAMMMPVIILGGLKGGVFTPTEAAVVAAVYALFVSMVVYREMSWSRLYEVFLGASKTTAMVMFLCGAATVTAYMITLADLPNMLADSFSGLLDQPMLFMAVMMLFLLVVGTAMDLTPTILIFGPVCAPLAVKAGIDPVYFGFMFIYVGCIGLITPPVGTVQNVVAGVGRLRMETVIKGTNPFLMVYVLLAVLFVIFPQLITGPLKWMH; encoded by the coding sequence ATGATCGTCACCCTGATTTTTCTCTCCGTGCTGATCGGCGGCATGGTGATCGGCATGCCGATTGCCCATGCACTGATACTCACCGGTGTCGCACTGATGTGGCACCTGGACTTTTTCGACACCCAGCTGCTCGCCCAGAATCTGCAAGCCGGGTTCGACAATTTCCCGCTGCTGGCCGTGCCCTTCTTTATCCTCGCGGGTGAGCTGATGAATGCCGGCGGCCTGTCGCGCCGAATCATCGATCTGGCCCGCGCCTTCGTCGGTCACATTCCGGGCGGCCTGGGTTATGTGGCCATCGGCGCAGCCGTGCTGCTGGCCTCGATGAGCGGATCGGCCATTGCCGACACGGCCGCGCTGGCCACCATTTTGCTGCCGATGATGCGCGACCAGAAGTATCCCGACAGCTACAGCGCCGGTCTGCTGGCTTCGGGCGGTATCATCGCTCCCATCATTCCGCCTTCGATGCCGTTCGTGATCTACGGCGTCACCACCAACACCTCCATCAGCAAGCTGTTTCTCTCGGGAGTGGTTCCCGGCCTGTTCATGGGCAGCTTTCTGATTGCCGCCTGGTGGTTCATCGCGCGTAAATACCAGCTGGCCTCGGGTGAACGCGTGAGCTGGGGTCTTCGCGTCAAGGCACTGGCCAAGAGCTTCTGGGCCATGATGATGCCGGTCATCATTCTGGGTGGCCTCAAGGGCGGAGTCTTCACACCGACCGAAGCCGCCGTGGTGGCTGCGGTCTACGCACTGTTCGTGTCCATGGTCGTCTATCGGGAGATGAGCTGGAGCAGGCTCTACGAAGTCTTTCTGGGCGCCTCCAAGACCACCGCCATGGTGATGTTCCTCTGCGGTGCGGCCACTGTGACCGCCTACATGATCACGCTCGCCGACCTGCCCAATATGCTGGCCGACAGCTTTTCGGGCCTGCTGGATCAGCCCATGCTCTTCATGGCCGTGATGATGCTCTTCCTGCTGGTGGTCGGCACCGCCATGGATCTGACCCCGACCATTCTGATCTTCGGTCCGGTCTGCGCGCCGCTGGCCGTCAAGGCCGGCATCGATCCGGTGTACTTCGGCTTCATGTTCATCTATGTGGGCTGTATCGGCCTGATCACCCCTCCGGTGGGCACGGTGCAGAACGTGGTGGCCGGGGTTGGCAGGCTGCGCATGGAGACCGTGATCAAGGGCACCAATCCCTTCCTGATGGTTTATGTGCTGCTGGCAGTGCTCTTCGTGATCTTCCCTCAGCTGATCACGGGCCCGCTCAAATGGATGCACTGA
- a CDS encoding TRAP transporter small permease, giving the protein MSEDHKEAQGRKPWLKRLAEGLMVLALAGMVVAVFVNVVLRYVFHTSIVSYEEISRLLFVWLVAIGAIVAAFEGAHLGFDMVTSRVDPITRKVLFWVSQLLISTCMALLLWGSWEQVIAGWSSYSTVLGYPLALGAAATLVLAVGMLLVVVRDMLRGTPTESSETSVE; this is encoded by the coding sequence ATGTCTGAAGATCACAAAGAGGCGCAGGGCCGCAAGCCATGGCTCAAGCGCCTGGCCGAAGGCCTGATGGTGCTGGCCCTGGCCGGCATGGTGGTGGCCGTTTTCGTCAACGTGGTGCTGCGCTACGTTTTCCACACCAGCATCGTCTCCTATGAGGAGATCTCGCGCCTGCTGTTTGTGTGGCTGGTGGCCATCGGTGCCATCGTGGCGGCCTTTGAAGGCGCCCATCTGGGCTTCGACATGGTGACATCGCGGGTCGACCCGATCACCCGCAAAGTTCTGTTCTGGGTCTCGCAGCTGCTGATCAGTACCTGCATGGCCTTGCTGCTGTGGGGCTCCTGGGAGCAGGTTATTGCCGGCTGGAGCAGCTACAGCACCGTGCTGGGATATCCCCTGGCTCTGGGCGCAGCGGCGACGCTGGTGCTTGCCGTAGGCATGCTGCTGGTCGTGGTGCGCGACATGCTGCGCGGCACCCCGACCGAGTCTTCTGAAACCAGCGTGGAGTAA
- a CDS encoding gluconokinase: MIQSKIQPQGTLSALVVMGVSGCGKSSAGEAIARQLGWALVEGDSYHSPQSVAKMQAGIALTDADREGWLERLAQRLAQADAEHGLVLTCSALKRKYRDQLRSAQQLGFVFLDLDYATALERVQTRPGHFFSPDLVANQFTTLEDPRQEPDVLTVSATMNLNDIALKARQWARRESQA, from the coding sequence ATGATTCAAAGCAAGATCCAGCCCCAGGGCACCCTGTCGGCACTGGTCGTCATGGGAGTTTCCGGCTGCGGCAAATCGAGCGCAGGAGAAGCCATCGCCCGTCAACTGGGGTGGGCCTTGGTGGAAGGAGACAGCTACCACTCCCCTCAGAGCGTGGCCAAGATGCAGGCCGGCATTGCCCTGACCGATGCCGACCGCGAAGGCTGGCTGGAACGCCTGGCACAGCGACTGGCTCAGGCAGATGCCGAACACGGGCTGGTGCTGACCTGCTCGGCGCTCAAGCGCAAGTACCGCGACCAGTTGCGCAGCGCCCAGCAGCTGGGTTTTGTGTTTCTCGATCTCGACTACGCCACGGCCCTGGAGCGCGTCCAGACCCGACCCGGGCATTTCTTCTCGCCCGACCTTGTGGCCAATCAGTTCACGACACTGGAAGACCCGCGTCAGGAGCCCGATGTTCTGACCGTCAGCGCCACCATGAACCTCAACGACATCGCGCTCAAGGCCCGGCAATGGGCAAGGCGCGAGTCCCAAGCATAA
- a CDS encoding LacI family DNA-binding transcriptional regulator — MPPETHTKSESPAGSASSRRSRASGRVTLSDVAQAAGVSPMTVSRALRGERRVAAALVDKVREVAASLGYVPDLAARALASQKSTQVLVLVPMLSNTLFVEVLEAVHKVLFAQGYHMLIGVTHYDPVEEEQLLRAYLPMRPAGLLLTGFDHSEESRKLLAANPVPRVHLMELRDPGTASDCYSVGFSQIAAGAEMTRHLLDKGYRRIAFCGAQLDARVMQRLEGYRQVLKQAGLYDQSLEILSPERSSLALGARQFEMLLKARNTVDAIFFCNDDIAQGALLEANRMGVKVPQQVAIAGFNDLPGSDQMVPPLTTIHTPRDEVGRKAASMLLQLLAGDTVREARVDLGFRLVPRAST, encoded by the coding sequence TTGCCTCCCGAGACCCATACCAAGAGTGAATCCCCGGCCGGCAGCGCTTCTTCAAGGCGATCTCGTGCCAGCGGGCGTGTCACCCTCAGCGATGTGGCACAGGCTGCAGGCGTGAGCCCGATGACGGTCTCCAGAGCCTTGCGCGGAGAGCGCAGAGTGGCTGCTGCCCTGGTCGATAAAGTGCGCGAGGTTGCGGCTTCTCTGGGTTATGTGCCTGATCTGGCAGCGCGTGCACTGGCCTCGCAAAAAAGCACCCAGGTGCTGGTGCTCGTGCCGATGCTCTCCAACACCTTGTTTGTGGAGGTCCTGGAGGCTGTGCACAAGGTGCTGTTTGCCCAGGGCTATCACATGCTGATCGGCGTGACTCACTACGACCCGGTGGAAGAAGAGCAGCTGTTGCGGGCCTATCTACCCATGCGGCCTGCCGGCCTGTTGCTGACCGGCTTTGACCACAGCGAAGAGTCGCGCAAATTATTGGCTGCCAATCCCGTGCCGCGTGTGCATCTCATGGAGTTGCGCGATCCCGGCACCGCTTCCGATTGCTACAGCGTTGGTTTTTCTCAGATTGCAGCTGGCGCTGAAATGACCCGTCATCTTCTGGACAAGGGATACAGACGCATCGCTTTTTGCGGAGCCCAGCTAGATGCGCGTGTCATGCAGCGCCTGGAGGGCTATCGGCAGGTACTCAAACAGGCTGGTCTGTATGACCAGAGTCTGGAGATTCTCAGCCCCGAGCGCTCATCGCTGGCGCTGGGTGCAAGGCAGTTCGAGATGCTTTTGAAGGCCCGCAACACGGTTGATGCCATCTTTTTCTGCAACGACGACATTGCACAAGGCGCGTTGCTGGAGGCCAACCGAATGGGGGTCAAGGTGCCGCAGCAGGTGGCGATCGCCGGGTTCAACGACCTGCCTGGCAGTGATCAGATGGTGCCACCTCTGACTACCATCCATACACCCAGAGATGAAGTGGGCAGGAAAGCTGCCAGCATGCTGCTGCAATTGCTGGCAGGAGACACCGTCAGAGAGGCCCGCGTGGATCTGGGCTTCAGGCTGGTGCCCAGGGCCAGCACCTGA
- a CDS encoding GbsR/MarR family transcriptional regulator produces the protein MEAMTQAKPLSELSRQFVSHFGEMGSRWGINRTVGQIYALLFISPEPLNADQIADTLEFSRSNVSMGLKELQAWRLVQLRHQPGDRREYFQAPEDVWEIFKRLAEERRRREIEPTQSMLRAAMMEEASTDEERYAQQRMRDMHELIDKLMSWFDDVQRLSPETAMQLMGMGSAVTRLLDLKDKITGRGKSGTEA, from the coding sequence ATGGAGGCCATGACGCAAGCCAAACCACTGTCGGAGCTGAGCCGACAATTTGTTTCGCATTTCGGCGAGATGGGCAGCCGCTGGGGCATCAATCGCACCGTGGGGCAGATCTATGCCCTGCTGTTCATTTCGCCCGAACCGCTGAACGCAGACCAGATTGCCGACACACTGGAATTCTCTCGCTCCAATGTGAGCATGGGACTCAAGGAGCTGCAGGCCTGGCGGTTGGTTCAGCTGCGTCACCAGCCCGGCGACCGGCGCGAGTACTTCCAGGCACCCGAGGATGTCTGGGAAATCTTCAAGCGACTGGCCGAAGAGCGCCGCCGCCGAGAGATCGAACCCACGCAATCCATGCTGCGCGCTGCCATGATGGAAGAAGCCAGCACCGACGAAGAACGCTACGCCCAGCAGCGCATGCGCGATATGCACGAACTCATCGACAAGCTGATGAGCTGGTTTGACGATGTGCAGCGTCTGTCGCCCGAGACCGCCATGCAGCTCATGGGCATGGGCTCGGCCGTGACGCGACTGCTGGACCTGAAGGACAAGATTACCGGGCGAGGCAAGTCAGGCACGGAAGCCTGA